One Streptomyces sp. P9-A2 DNA window includes the following coding sequences:
- a CDS encoding DUF4097 family beta strand repeat-containing protein codes for MFERSVSGPEKLTFDDPVAELHVRIVNGTVNVVGTDEGSARLEISETEGPPLMVTQRDGVLTVAYEDLPWKGFLKWLDRKGWRRSAVVSLAVPAHTRVEVGVVGAGAVVSGVKGPTVVKGVTGDATLVALSGPVRADTVSGNIEAQSVTGDLRFNSVSGDLTVVDGSGSTVRADSVSGSMIVDLAPDGPTDIRLTSVSGEIAIRLPDPADAEVEANTASGAVSNAFDGLRVHGQWGAHKITGRLGAGTGKLRATTVSGSIALLRRPPHEEESEPWDAPPAAGGGPDTPADTPMEGPADPGGPGSRPRDNPGDDSVPTPDPDATPDGPTDKKVF; via the coding sequence ATGTTCGAAAGGTCCGTCTCGGGGCCCGAGAAGCTCACTTTCGACGACCCGGTGGCCGAGCTCCACGTCCGCATCGTCAACGGAACGGTGAACGTGGTGGGCACGGACGAAGGTTCCGCCCGGCTGGAGATCTCCGAGACCGAGGGACCGCCGCTGATGGTGACCCAGCGGGACGGCGTCCTCACGGTGGCCTATGAGGACCTGCCCTGGAAGGGCTTCCTCAAGTGGCTGGACCGCAAGGGCTGGCGCCGCAGCGCGGTGGTCTCCCTGGCCGTTCCGGCGCATACGCGGGTCGAGGTGGGCGTGGTCGGCGCCGGTGCCGTCGTCTCCGGGGTCAAGGGGCCGACCGTGGTGAAGGGCGTCACGGGCGACGCGACTCTGGTCGCCCTCTCCGGCCCGGTCCGCGCGGACACGGTGTCCGGGAACATCGAGGCCCAGTCCGTCACCGGCGACCTCCGCTTCAACTCCGTCTCCGGCGACCTCACCGTGGTCGACGGCTCCGGCTCCACCGTGCGCGCGGACTCGGTCAGTGGCTCCATGATCGTGGACCTCGCTCCCGACGGTCCCACCGATATCCGGCTGACCAGCGTCTCCGGTGAGATCGCGATCCGGCTGCCCGATCCGGCGGATGCCGAGGTCGAGGCCAACACGGCGAGCGGCGCCGTCTCCAACGCCTTCGACGGCCTGCGGGTTCACGGCCAGTGGGGCGCACACAAGATCACCGGCCGGCTGGGCGCGGGCACCGGCAAGCTGCGGGCCACCACCGTCTCCGGCTCCATAGCCCTGCTGCGCCGCCCGCCCCACGAGGAGGAGAGCGAGCCGTGGGACGCGCCGCCCGCCGCCGGAGGCGGACCGGACACACCCGCGGATACACCCATGGAGGGACCTGCGGACCCGGGCGGCCCCGGGAGCCGGCCACGGGACAACCCGGGGGACGATTCCGTCCCCACTCCGGACCCCGACGCCACACCCGACGGCCCCACCGACAAGAAGGTGTTCTGA